The following proteins are encoded in a genomic region of Gimesia algae:
- a CDS encoding GTPase: MSTTLHKFSHTIHQLRNHLQSLAAQTSQLEIPSLSGREWFDILERKLIPQLTNEMYLVVAVVGGTNIGKSVIFNHLVDQQTSAISPLASQTRHPVCLVPQHFEQQHDLRKVFQGFELILWSSAEDPLQQDERHLLFWKNCDTLASNLLVLDTPDIDSDAEVNWERAERIRQCADVLVTVLTQQKYNDAAVKKFFREAAREDKVIITVFNQCQLPDDEAYWPLWLNTFCQETGAHPELVFIAPNDRRAATNLELPFYPRQFEPASADSHPEVNDSPPQTDSAVNLMEVLSQMQFGEIKVQTLRGALKYLIQQETGVPSYLREIKSRSQEFRSAAELLSEHELAEIENWPLVPNAVLVAAVRKWWQEQREGWSAHVHGFYNSLGKGVLWPVRYLHSLTTEEKRPPMEVYRDQEWTVVLQTVEGIYDRLTLVSELGNELLTNRLKTLLNGTSREALLKTLHEEHSRFDFTTQFEDLVNKEMTSFRSESPQYYALIKQIDRAAAVGRPVLSVGLFFVGFGAVGDVGTQIVTDTMIQSVVNVAGDVAGGAAATTVGETAVSSSAASGMGYLEAKIRRFHAVFAQRRTEWLANAVRTHLLKTLPEELKSAVALPDSEHYHAVQQTVNELEQQLNQLQITL, translated from the coding sequence ATGTCCACCACGCTTCACAAATTTTCGCATACGATCCACCAGTTGCGGAACCATCTGCAGTCTCTGGCAGCACAAACCAGTCAGCTGGAAATTCCCAGCCTCAGTGGCCGGGAATGGTTTGATATTCTGGAACGTAAACTGATTCCCCAGCTGACAAATGAGATGTATCTGGTCGTCGCAGTCGTGGGGGGAACCAATATTGGCAAGAGCGTCATCTTCAATCATCTCGTTGATCAGCAGACCAGCGCCATCAGCCCCCTCGCCTCTCAGACACGCCATCCGGTTTGCCTGGTGCCACAGCACTTTGAACAGCAGCACGACTTACGCAAAGTTTTCCAGGGATTCGAGCTGATTCTCTGGTCATCGGCGGAAGACCCACTCCAACAGGACGAGCGGCATCTGCTCTTCTGGAAAAACTGTGATACCCTGGCTTCGAATCTCCTCGTGCTGGACACTCCCGATATCGACAGCGATGCCGAAGTCAACTGGGAACGCGCAGAACGGATCAGGCAATGCGCAGATGTGCTGGTCACCGTCTTAACACAACAGAAATACAACGACGCCGCGGTGAAAAAATTTTTCCGGGAAGCAGCCCGGGAAGACAAAGTCATTATCACCGTCTTCAATCAATGCCAGTTACCCGACGATGAAGCATACTGGCCTTTGTGGTTAAACACATTCTGTCAGGAGACCGGAGCACATCCGGAACTGGTGTTTATCGCCCCGAACGATCGGCGTGCGGCAACCAACCTGGAACTCCCTTTCTACCCGCGTCAATTTGAACCGGCTTCGGCAGATTCACATCCCGAGGTCAATGACAGTCCGCCTCAAACAGATTCCGCTGTGAATCTAATGGAAGTTCTGTCACAGATGCAGTTCGGCGAGATCAAAGTTCAGACGCTACGGGGCGCATTGAAGTATCTCATCCAGCAGGAGACAGGTGTGCCCTCTTATCTACGGGAAATCAAATCGCGCAGTCAGGAATTCCGTTCGGCGGCGGAGTTACTTTCAGAGCATGAACTGGCCGAGATCGAAAACTGGCCGCTGGTTCCCAATGCCGTGCTCGTCGCCGCCGTTCGTAAATGGTGGCAGGAACAACGGGAAGGCTGGTCAGCCCATGTGCACGGCTTCTACAACTCACTTGGCAAAGGAGTCCTCTGGCCGGTCCGTTACCTGCATTCGCTCACCACAGAAGAAAAACGACCACCGATGGAAGTTTACCGCGACCAGGAATGGACGGTAGTCCTGCAGACAGTCGAGGGGATCTACGATCGGCTGACACTCGTCAGTGAACTGGGTAACGAACTGCTGACCAATCGCCTGAAAACCCTGTTAAATGGAACATCACGTGAAGCCCTTCTGAAGACGTTGCATGAGGAGCACTCCCGCTTCGATTTCACGACTCAGTTTGAAGACCTGGTCAACAAAGAGATGACCAGTTTCAGATCGGAAAGTCCGCAGTATTATGCGTTGATTAAGCAGATCGACCGGGCCGCTGCCGTAGGACGCCCGGTCCTCAGCGTCGGATTATTCTTTGTCGGCTTTGGCGCCGTCGGTGATGTGGGAACACAAATCGTCACCGATACCATGATTCAGTCGGTCGTCAATGTAGCCGGTGATGTGGCCGGAGGTGCCGCCGCCACGACCGTCGGAGAGACAGCCGTCAGCAGTTCCGCTGCATCGGGCATGGGATACCTCGAAGCAAAAATCAGACGATTTCACGCCGTCTTTGCACAGAGACGAACCGAGTGGCTCGCGAATGCCGTTCGAACTCATTTATTGAAAACACTTCCG